Below is a genomic region from Streptosporangium album.
TCCCCCACAGCCGGCCGAGGGGGTCGAAGGTCAGCCCGGAGACGGCGGGCTTGCCCGGCGCGGGCGTCATCTCCCACAGCAGCCGGTTCTCCCGGACGGACCAGGCGAACAGCTTCGCCTCCGGCTGCGTCGGCGGGGTCGCCGTCTGGCCGCTGTAGATCGAGGTGCCGCCGTAGACGACGCCGTCGCGGTAGGCCAGCGAGACGATGGACTGGTCCTTGACCACGTTACGCCGGGCGGTCTTCAGCACGCCCTCGTCCGGGTCCCAGAGGGCGAACACACCGCCGAGCTGGCCGAGGTCGGGCATGGTGCCGACGGCGAGGTATTTCCCGGCCGAGACCATCGCGCGGGGCCTGATCTGCTTGTCGGCGGCGAAGTCGAAGAGCCTGGCGGGGTTGGGCGCGGGCCCGGGTTCGGGGCTGGGCGAGTATTCGGTGCTGTTCCACGGCAGCTTGGGGTCGTAGGAGTAGACGCGGGCCTCCGGGTAGGCGCCGACGTACAGCCTGCCCTTGTGCGAGACCATGTCCTCGCTCTGGGAGAAGGTGTGGAACTCCCGCGTCTGCCCGGTCTCCGGATCGACCGCGGCGAAGCCGCCGTTGAGGAAGCCTCCGGCGTACACGCGGTGGTCGGGGCCCTCGGACAGGGCGGTGATGTCGATCGGCTCGCCGCGCACGGCGGTCTGCACGAACGACTTGGCGCCGGTCTGCGGGTTGTAGCGGAACATCAGACCCCGCCAGAGCATCCCGACGACGCTCTTACCCGGGTAGTCGGGCAGGCCCAGCTCGGCCCAGCCGATGCCGCGCGAGTTGGCCACCCGGCCGGTGATCGGCACGCCGGTGCCGGTGACGGCATGGGTGCGCGGGTCGTAGCCGACGAGCTCACCCGACTTGATCAGGTAGACCCGGCCCTGCTCGTCGGGCAGGGAGACGTCGAGGCCGTGGACGGCGTCGAGCTTGTCGACCCACGCGCCCGCGGCGATGTCCCACACGTGCAGCGGTCCCGGGCTCGCACCGCCGAACCGCACGTACAGGTAGCCGTCGGCGGCGTTGACGTCGTAGGCCCACTGACCGGCCGGGTTGAAGCCGTCGGGCAGCGGCAGCTGCCTGGAGGCGCCACTGGCGGCGTCCACCTCGAACAGGGCCGCCGGAGCCTCGGTGCCCGCGTAGATCTTGCCGCCCGCCGTGGAGACGCTGCGGACGTAGGCGTGGGTGGGGGACAGCTTGCCGTAGTCCCGCACGCCGGTGGCGGGATCGTAGCCGAACAGCCGCCCGCCGGGCGAGGTGCCGCCGTAGACGGTGGCGCCCTGACCGGGGGCGACGCTCCAGATGAAGTTGTCCGAGGCGACCGGACGGCCGAGGTCGCGCACGCCGTCCCGCTCGGTCCAGCGGTAGAGGCGGCCGTCGCCGTAGCCGCCGACGTAGACGCTCCCGTCGGGAGTGACGTCGACGGCCCAGGAGCCGCCCGCGCCCGGCAGGTCGTAGCGGGCCACCTCGGCTCCGGTCGCCGGGTCGATCGCGTTGAGGTGGGCGGGGGTGCCCGATGAGACCGCCCACAGCACGGTCGCGCCACCGGGTCCGGGGGCGACGACACCGCCGATGAGCAGGACGTCCTGCAGCGGCACGCCAAGCTCGGTGATCTTGCCGCGGGTGCTGGCCTCGGCGGGTCCCTGGAACACCGGCACGAGGGATGCCGCGACGATGATCGCTAATAATTTTCTAATTAGGGTCATGACCGGAAACCTAAAAACAGCTACCCTTTCCGTCAAGATACGATTTCGGTAACGGCCGAATTATAAAACCCTCGTCGAGGCCCTCTTCTCTCCGCCGACGCCGTGCCCGGCGACGCGCGGAGGTGTCCTCCGCATCACCGACTCCCGCACCTGACGGTCAGAAAGGTTCCCCCACATGATCCACCGCCGCCGATTCCTGCAGCTCGCCGCCGTCGCCGCGGGCGGCTCCTCCCTCCTGCCCACCTCCCCCGCACACGCCGCCGCCGCCGAAGGCGAGGTGACCGTCCTGGGCCCCGCCAGCGTCACCAGCGCCCTCGGCAACGGCGAGTTCGTCGGCGGCGTGCTCTACGCCGGCACCCGAGGGCTGTCCCCCAATGTCGTCGGCGCCTACGACCTGGCCCGCGACACGGTGACGGGGCACACCGACATCCCCACGGGGATCGGCGTGTGGGCGATGTGCGCCGTCGGCACCGACGTCTACGTCGGCACCCACAGCCGCTCCGACCTCTACAGGCTCGACACGCTCACCGGCACACTGTCCAAGGTGGGCGCCTACGGTTACCCCTACATCTGGAACCTGACCGCCTCCCCCGACGGCAAGGTCTACCTGGCGATCTCCGAGCCGGGCCGGGTCGTGGAGTACGACCCGGCCACGGGAGCGAGCCGCGACCTGGGCGTCACCGTCGAGGGTGAGGCGTACGTGCGCAGCATCGCCGCCGACGCCACCACCGTCTACGCGGGCGTCGGCGCGCACGCCCACCTGATCGCGATCGACCGGGCCACGGGCGCCAAGCGCGACATCCTGCCCGCCGAACTGGCCGCCCGCGACTTCGTGGCGAGCCTGACGGTCTCCGACACCCACCTCGCGGCCGGCATCTCCTCCAACGGCGAGGTGCTGGTGATGTCGAAGTCGGACCCGTCCGACCACCGCGTGCTCACCACCGGCGAGAAGTACGTTCCCTCG
It encodes:
- a CDS encoding PQQ-binding-like beta-propeller repeat protein; this encodes MTLIRKLLAIIVAASLVPVFQGPAEASTRGKITELGVPLQDVLLIGGVVAPGPGGATVLWAVSSGTPAHLNAIDPATGAEVARYDLPGAGGSWAVDVTPDGSVYVGGYGDGRLYRWTERDGVRDLGRPVASDNFIWSVAPGQGATVYGGTSPGGRLFGYDPATGVRDYGKLSPTHAYVRSVSTAGGKIYAGTEAPAALFEVDAASGASRQLPLPDGFNPAGQWAYDVNAADGYLYVRFGGASPGPLHVWDIAAGAWVDKLDAVHGLDVSLPDEQGRVYLIKSGELVGYDPRTHAVTGTGVPITGRVANSRGIGWAELGLPDYPGKSVVGMLWRGLMFRYNPQTGAKSFVQTAVRGEPIDITALSEGPDHRVYAGGFLNGGFAAVDPETGQTREFHTFSQSEDMVSHKGRLYVGAYPEARVYSYDPKLPWNSTEYSPSPEPGPAPNPARLFDFAADKQIRPRAMVSAGKYLAVGTMPDLGQLGGVFALWDPDEGVLKTARRNVVKDQSIVSLAYRDGVVYGGTSIYSGQTATPPTQPEAKLFAWSVRENRLLWEMTPAPGKPAVSGLTFDPLGRLWGIAGGEVFAVSPTLRKVVSRVTLSDSKSAGGQLVYNPRDLTLYGTHAGSSVFSLSPLTGRHTVLKEGPVHQLAVHRSGDVYFAEGPKLLRYEPQIR